The Desulfurellaceae bacterium genome contains the following window.
CGCCTTGTTGAGCGTCGAATCGAGCTGATTCAGACCGACCGCAACATTGGCCTGATCGAACAACCCGAATACAAACGCCGCTGGAACACCGAAGCGTGGGAATCGCAACTGGAACGGGCGCTCCGCAACTGGCTCCTCGACCGCCTTGAAAGCAACTTTGACTTTGACGGACGCATGAATGATGAAGGCAAGGCAACTGCCAAGTTCGATGACACTCTGGTCTCACTGAACCAGCTCGCCGATGCGGCCCGGCAAGACGCGGATTTTATGAGAGTGGCGGAGCTGTACCGCAACGATCCGGCTTTTGACGTGCTGAAGCTCGTCGGCGACTTGGTGGAGGCCGAGAGCGTGCCGCTGCTGCCAGTGCTACGCTACAAGGCCGGCGGGCGACGCAAACGGGCCGAGTGGGAACGGACGTGGGAGCTACAGAGAGAGGAAGATAGGCTCGCGTCAAAGCGGGAAGAGACGAAAGAAGACAGACCTCTTGGCGACTCGGCGGCTACGCCTGATATCCCCGTTCCACCCAGATACGCCGGAAAGGATTTCGCCACTACTACCTACTGGCGCCTGCGCGGCAAACTCGATGTGCCCAAAGAACGCTGGGTCAGCTTTCCCCATTGCGAAGGTGCTGACGGGACACTGATGATCGCCTGGGCTGGCTACGATCACCTCCAGCTCGCCCTCGCTATCAGCGCCCACTACGTCAATGTCCAAGACCGTCTCGGTGGCCGCGATGACCCCCGCCTCATCCCCCTGCTCGGCTGTTTGATCGAACTCCTGCCCTGGCTCAAACAGTGGCACAACGACGTAAGCCCCGAATTTGGCACGCCGATGGGTACCTACTTCGATAACTTCGTCCAAGATGAAGCCCGCCAGATGGGTAAAACTCTGGACGAAATCAAAGCCTGGCAAGCACCGAAGAAGACTACTCGCCGCCGTAAGAAGGTAACGGCGTAGCCATTCAGACTATGTCGGATTTCTCCCCAAACGTTGTCATTGTCGCCGGACCGAACGGTAGTGGTAAATCAACCGCTGCTCCAAGCCTGCTACGCGATTACCTGGGTCTGACCGAATTTGTCAACGCCGATGTCATCGCACGGGGTTTGTCAGGTTTTCAGGCTGAAGCGGTCGCCATACGAGCCGGTCGTATCATGCAGGCTCGCTTGCGAGAACTGGCATCGCAGCGGAGAGACTTTGCCTTTGAAACAACGCTGGCTTCGCGTAGCTTTGCCTCTTGGTTGCGGGAGCTGCGTGATTCAGGTTATCGCGCGCATCTGCTTTTCCTGTGGCTCTCGTCACCTGAACTGGCCATCTCGCGGGTAGCCGCTCGGGTTCAACAGGGCGGCCACCACGTGCAGGAAGAAATAGTCAGAAGACGCTATCAGCGCGGCCTGCAAAATTTTTTCAAGCTCTACCGGCCTATTGTGGACTCGTGGGTGTTGTTCGACAATGGATCAGAACAAGGACGCCAGCAGATTGCCTCATATATCGGCGGTGAGGAACTACTCATTTCCAACGTAAGACTCTGGGACACTATCCGAGGACAATACGCATGATCCGAAAAGACCAAAATCAAAACGACGTAATTACCGAACGCTTTCGAGATATTGCCAAGCTCGAAGCCGTCCTGATCGAAGCGGGTCGTCGAGCCATACAGGAGCACGCCCGAGCAGGCAGAAAGGTGCCGTTCTGGAAAGATGGGCGGGTGGTATGGAAGAGGCCGGAAATCGACCCCTTGGAGTCTGAGTGAAGGGAAGGGGATGAGATGCCTTTGTCTGCTAAGCCGACGACCCCATCTCGGCGAACACCCGCACCTGTGACAAATCCGCTCTTTGCTCAGCCTGCCACAAGTCGTAGCGCTGCTGCATCGTGAGCCAGGTTTGCCGAGACGTGCCAAACGCCTTCTCCAAACGTAGCGCCATGTCTGGTGTGATGGCCGTATGGCCGTTAATGATGTTTGACAGAGATTGACGGGTCACACACAAGCCTTTTGCCGCTTCCGTCACTGTCAAGCCCAAAGGGCCAAGGTATAGGGTTTTGAGCACTGTGCCCGGATGTTCAGGATCATGCATCGGCATAAGAAAGGCTCCCTAATGATAATCTATATAGTCCACATCAAAGGCATCGCCAGCCACGAACCGGAAGATAACACGCCAATTCCCGCTGACCCGCACGGCATAGAAGCCTTTACGGTTTCCTCGGAGAGGGTGAAAGTCTGAGCCAGGATAGTTCAAATCCTCTGCTCTGACAGCCGCGTCAAGCAAAGTGAGAATTGATCGCAAACGAGACACATGCTCTGGGTTCAAACGTGAAGCATCTTTCTGCTTATAGAGCCGCCGTAATCCCCGGTGGCGTATGTTCCGAATCATGGAGAAGACCCAGAGTAAAGCGTCAATTGACGATTGTCAATGCGTTCGGTATTTTCGCCTGCTGAACGTGGCATACAGCGGACAAGAGTCCAACAAAGGCAGCATCCCCCATGACACTCATCAAAGACCTGATCACTATCCCAGATCGCGTACAACAGGGCGATTTCGTCCTCCGGCTGGCCGAAGGCGTCAATCGGGCGGAAGAGACGCTGGGCGAGTATGTCGTCACACCCGAGCTGGCGGACTGTTTCGATAATGCGCTGAGCTTTATTCGCAGCGCCCTGCAAGACAATACCAGCAAGGCCAGCTATCTGCACGGCAGCTTCGGGAGTGGAAAAAGCCACTTCATGGCCGTGCTGCACCTGATTTTGCAGGGGAACACCACGGCCCGGAGTATCCCTGAACTCGCTCCAGCCATCCGCAAACACAATGAGTGGATTGGCGGCAAAAAGTTTTTGCTCGTGCCCTACCATATGATCGGCGCCAGGGATATGGAGGCAGGTATCCTCGGTGGCTATGCTGACTTCGTGGGGCGTACACATCCTGAAGCCCCTATTCCCGGCGTCTATTTGGCGCAGGGGTTGTTTCGGGATGCTGAAAACCTTCGCCAGAAAATGGGTGATGGACCCTTTTTTGAGAAACTCAACG
Protein-coding sequences here:
- a CDS encoding zeta toxin family protein, with the protein product MSDFSPNVVIVAGPNGSGKSTAAPSLLRDYLGLTEFVNADVIARGLSGFQAEAVAIRAGRIMQARLRELASQRRDFAFETTLASRSFASWLRELRDSGYRAHLLFLWLSSPELAISRVAARVQQGGHHVQEEIVRRRYQRGLQNFFKLYRPIVDSWVLFDNGSEQGRQQIASYIGGEELLISNVRLWDTIRGQYA
- a CDS encoding HigA family addiction module antidote protein, with the translated sequence MPMHDPEHPGTVLKTLYLGPLGLTVTEAAKGLCVTRQSLSNIINGHTAITPDMALRLEKAFGTSRQTWLTMQQRYDLWQAEQRADLSQVRVFAEMGSSA
- a CDS encoding type II toxin-antitoxin system RelE/ParE family toxin is translated as MIRNIRHRGLRRLYKQKDASRLNPEHVSRLRSILTLLDAAVRAEDLNYPGSDFHPLRGNRKGFYAVRVSGNWRVIFRFVAGDAFDVDYIDYH